A single Stutzerimonas stutzeri DNA region contains:
- a CDS encoding DUF2388 domain-containing protein: MKTYLLSIAAAACLVAGTASAGSITGTIDAIGASLVNTVEGTSDITSNLGDDKLVLDARDDAARFVASNGETRGAQLEAALGHIRSQAPALQASDLELASAILAL, translated from the coding sequence ATGAAAACCTATCTGTTGTCCATTGCCGCCGCTGCCTGCCTGGTGGCAGGTACCGCCTCGGCCGGAAGCATCACCGGGACCATCGACGCCATTGGCGCCTCGCTGGTCAACACCGTCGAAGGCACCTCCGACATCACCTCCAACCTTGGTGACGACAAGCTGGTACTCGACGCCCGTGACGACGCGGCCCGCTTCGTTGCCAGCAACGGCGAAACACGTGGCGCCCAGCTCGAAGCCGCGCTGGGGCACATCCGCAGCCAGGCACCCGCCCTGCAAGCCAGCGACCTGGAGCTGGCCAGCGCCATACTGGCGCTCTGA
- a CDS encoding branched-chain amino acid ABC transporter ATP-binding protein/permease, with the protein MKTSILAPAGIAVLAAASTALSLMLDSYSLLVFSFFALTVVVGVGLNILIGLSGQISFGHIAFYAIGAYASALLTMAGVPLALSMFAAALLCGAVGALLAIPALRVSGPYLAMITIAFALVVHHGLIEWRGLTGGANGLMGIPMPEIGALDPAVVMALIASAMMVGALIFYQRLRHSGWGTAMRAVKASEIAARSLGFNPVQTKTLAFALSAFLTGFAGALVAPLMMFINPASFPFSQSILFVLAVIVGGAGTLFGPLLGALLIVLLPELLADFAEYRLLMFSALLLAVLWVAPRGLLGSLARLWLRPDRVLPPAVANQALLAGFFGNARQSAGLEVENISIGFGGVQAADGVSFEAPPGSITSIIGPNGAGKTTVLNMISGFYAPDSGSIRLNNEVAGLPAWKIARAGISRTYQTTQLFGELTVLENVLAGLQQGRLGSIFRRPDAQQRELALHLLALVGYRGSVNTPADDLPHVDRRLVEIARALASRPNVLLLDEPAAGLGRADTDSLAALFKVLAGFDIAVILVEHDMALVMAVSERILVLDAGKPIAWGLPEEVRANPRVVAAYLGGTRYQAPPRDEPWAGSRDARLYINDLVVDYGAAPVVEGISLVVNPGELIAILGANGAGKSSILKCLAGLHPATSGSIVLDNRNIEREDASTIATRGLALVPEGRQVFAQLSVRDNLLLGGYSRIEAFDAEAEIEAILRRFPRLRDRIDSPAGLLSGGEQQMVAVGRGLMAKPKILLLDEPSLGLSPAMIGELYDALAGLRDEGVTLLLVDQMANLALQVADRAYVLETGRIVKSGTAEQLRGDRDLEAAYLGQGAAA; encoded by the coding sequence ATGAAGACTTCGATTCTCGCCCCGGCAGGCATCGCCGTGCTGGCGGCCGCGAGCACGGCGCTCTCGCTGATGCTCGACAGCTATTCGTTACTGGTTTTCAGCTTCTTCGCGCTGACGGTGGTGGTCGGCGTCGGGCTCAACATCCTGATCGGCCTCAGCGGGCAGATATCCTTCGGCCATATCGCGTTCTACGCCATCGGCGCATATGCCTCGGCGCTGCTGACCATGGCCGGAGTGCCGCTGGCGTTGTCGATGTTCGCCGCTGCGCTGCTGTGCGGGGCGGTCGGCGCGCTGCTGGCGATTCCGGCGCTGCGGGTCAGTGGCCCCTACCTGGCGATGATCACCATCGCCTTCGCGCTGGTGGTGCACCATGGCCTGATCGAATGGCGCGGGCTGACGGGCGGCGCGAATGGTCTGATGGGTATTCCGATGCCGGAAATCGGCGCATTGGACCCGGCCGTCGTGATGGCACTGATCGCCAGCGCAATGATGGTCGGCGCGCTGATCTTCTATCAGCGCTTGCGACACAGTGGCTGGGGTACGGCGATGCGGGCGGTGAAGGCTTCCGAGATCGCGGCACGCTCGCTCGGCTTCAACCCGGTACAGACCAAGACCCTCGCCTTTGCGCTGTCGGCGTTCCTGACCGGGTTTGCCGGTGCGCTGGTGGCGCCGCTGATGATGTTCATCAACCCGGCCTCGTTTCCGTTTTCACAGTCGATCCTGTTCGTCCTGGCGGTGATCGTCGGCGGCGCCGGCACGCTGTTCGGGCCGCTGCTCGGCGCGCTGCTGATCGTCCTCTTGCCAGAGCTGCTGGCGGATTTCGCCGAATATCGGTTGCTGATGTTTTCCGCATTGCTGCTCGCGGTGCTCTGGGTCGCCCCGCGCGGCCTGCTCGGCAGCCTCGCCCGACTGTGGTTGCGTCCGGACAGGGTGCTGCCTCCCGCTGTCGCCAATCAGGCCCTGCTGGCCGGGTTTTTCGGCAATGCCCGGCAATCCGCCGGGCTTGAGGTCGAGAACATCAGCATCGGCTTTGGCGGTGTGCAGGCAGCGGACGGCGTCAGCTTCGAGGCGCCACCGGGTAGCATCACCAGCATCATCGGGCCCAACGGCGCTGGCAAAACCACGGTGCTCAACATGATCAGCGGGTTCTACGCGCCGGACAGCGGCAGCATTCGCCTCAACAACGAGGTCGCCGGTCTGCCCGCCTGGAAGATCGCCCGCGCGGGCATCTCGCGAACCTACCAGACGACCCAACTGTTCGGTGAACTGACGGTGCTGGAAAACGTTCTCGCCGGTCTGCAACAGGGCCGTCTGGGCAGCATCTTCCGACGCCCCGATGCACAGCAGCGAGAGCTGGCGCTTCACCTGCTGGCACTGGTGGGCTATCGCGGTTCGGTCAACACCCCGGCTGATGATCTGCCCCATGTCGACCGCCGTCTGGTGGAGATCGCTCGTGCGCTGGCGTCACGGCCCAACGTGCTGCTGCTGGACGAACCGGCTGCCGGCCTCGGTCGTGCCGATACCGACAGCCTCGCCGCATTGTTCAAGGTGCTTGCCGGCTTCGACATCGCGGTGATTCTGGTCGAGCATGACATGGCGCTGGTGATGGCGGTCTCCGAGCGGATTCTGGTGCTCGATGCCGGGAAGCCGATTGCCTGGGGCCTGCCCGAGGAGGTCCGGGCCAATCCGCGGGTGGTCGCCGCGTACCTGGGCGGCACGCGCTACCAGGCGCCACCGCGCGACGAGCCCTGGGCCGGTTCACGCGACGCACGCTTGTACATCAACGATCTGGTGGTGGATTACGGAGCTGCGCCGGTGGTCGAAGGCATCAGCCTGGTCGTCAATCCCGGCGAGCTGATCGCCATTCTCGGGGCGAACGGCGCCGGCAAATCGAGCATTCTCAAATGCCTGGCCGGTCTTCATCCGGCCACCTCTGGCAGCATCGTGCTGGACAACCGGAACATCGAACGCGAGGACGCCAGCACTATCGCGACCCGTGGCCTGGCGCTGGTGCCGGAAGGACGGCAGGTGTTCGCGCAGCTCAGCGTACGGGACAATCTTTTGCTGGGCGGCTATTCGCGCATCGAGGCGTTCGACGCCGAGGCGGAAATCGAGGCCATCCTCAGGCGCTTTCCGCGGTTACGCGATCGCATCGACAGTCCGGCGGGGCTTCTCTCCGGCGGGGAACAACAGATGGTGGCCGTGGGCCGGGGGTTGATGGCCAAACCGAAGATTCTGCTGCTCGACGAGCCGTCTCTCGGCCTCTCGCCCGCGATGATCGGCGAGCTGTACGACGCCTTGGCGGGTCTGCGCGACGAGGGGGTGACCTTGCTGCTGGTCGACCAGATGGCCAATCTCGCCTTGCAGGTTGCCGACCGCGCCTATGTGCTGGAAACCGGTCGTATCGTCAAATCCGGCACGGCCGAACAACTGCGGGGCGACCGCGACCTGGAAGCCGCCTATCTGGGCCAAGGAGCCGCCGCATGA
- a CDS encoding nuclear transport factor 2 family protein — protein sequence MKFENNAVQIVSDFLDASMAPDPVKAATFMSPDVRITFTGGRVMPSAQDITAFNANRYRWVKKQLGPFDWTEHDDYTVVYSNGTLYGEWPDGSSFSGNRYLDRFEVRAGKITRMDVWNDSAEWLLSPSIAKP from the coding sequence ATGAAATTCGAAAACAACGCCGTCCAGATTGTCAGCGATTTCCTGGACGCATCCATGGCGCCCGACCCCGTCAAGGCCGCCACCTTCATGTCGCCCGACGTGCGCATCACGTTCACGGGTGGCCGCGTGATGCCGAGCGCCCAGGACATCACCGCGTTCAACGCCAATCGCTATCGCTGGGTGAAAAAACAGCTGGGCCCGTTCGACTGGACCGAGCATGACGATTACACCGTCGTGTATTCCAACGGCACCCTGTACGGGGAGTGGCCCGACGGCAGCAGTTTTTCCGGAAATCGCTATCTGGATCGCTTTGAAGTTCGCGCGGGCAAGATCACCCGCATGGACGTGTGGAACGACAGCGCCGAATGGCTGCTGAGCCCTTCGATCGCAAAACCCTGA
- a CDS encoding NAD(P)H-dependent oxidoreductase, with protein MKKVLLLNGGKNFAHSEGRYNATLHQAALAFLDRAGFDVKVTEIDQGYDLAEEVAKYLWADVIVYQMPGWWMGAPWTVKRYVDEVFTEGHGSLYANDGRTRSDASQKYGSGGLLQGKQYMISATWNAPQQAFDDPSDFFAGRGVDAVYFPFHKANEFLGMSALPTFLCVDVMKRPAIEADVARYERHLAQVFGLPA; from the coding sequence ATGAAAAAAGTACTACTGCTCAACGGTGGGAAGAATTTCGCCCACTCCGAAGGTCGCTACAACGCCACCCTGCATCAGGCCGCACTCGCCTTCCTCGACCGCGCGGGCTTCGATGTCAAAGTCACCGAAATCGACCAGGGCTACGACCTGGCTGAGGAAGTCGCCAAATACCTTTGGGCCGATGTGATCGTCTATCAGATGCCGGGCTGGTGGATGGGCGCGCCCTGGACGGTCAAGCGCTACGTCGACGAAGTGTTCACCGAAGGTCACGGCAGTCTTTATGCCAACGACGGGCGGACCCGCTCGGACGCCTCGCAGAAGTACGGCAGCGGCGGACTGCTGCAGGGCAAGCAGTACATGATCTCAGCGACCTGGAACGCGCCGCAGCAAGCATTCGACGATCCGTCGGACTTCTTTGCCGGTCGTGGTGTGGATGCCGTCTACTTCCCGTTCCACAAGGCCAACGAATTCCTCGGCATGAGCGCCTTGCCGACCTTTCTCTGTGTCGATGTGATGAAGCGCCCCGCCATCGAGGCGGACGTCGCGCGGTACGAGCGGCACCTGGCGCAGGTGTTCGGTCTCCCGGCCTGA
- a CDS encoding DUF2388 domain-containing protein: MKPTLFAVPFALALLAGGVQAQTLVATSNIVINALDRSINFTSDVTSRISDMKVVSEARDDAAGFVASAGEIRGARLEAAFNGLRDAFPETRQASDLALAELILAQ, from the coding sequence ATGAAACCTACGCTGTTCGCCGTGCCGTTCGCACTGGCCCTGCTCGCCGGTGGCGTCCAGGCACAAACCCTGGTGGCCACCAGTAACATCGTGATCAATGCGCTGGACCGAAGCATCAACTTCACCTCGGATGTCACCAGTCGCATCAGCGACATGAAGGTCGTCAGCGAAGCCCGTGACGATGCCGCCGGATTCGTTGCCAGCGCTGGCGAAATCCGCGGCGCGCGGCTGGAAGCCGCCTTCAACGGGCTGCGCGACGCGTTTCCAGAAACGCGTCAGGCCAGCGACCTGGCACTGGCTGAACTCATCCTCGCGCAGTGA
- a CDS encoding amidohydrolase family protein codes for MNALHLLNARRSGTEPLSELLIERGHFVSRFSPGSSPQVLDLGGRLVLPGLVETHIHLDKACILERCQLAEGTLAEAIAQTRIAKASFTEADVYARGAQVVEKAIMQGTTHMRTHVEIDPQIGLAGFNAIERLKYDYAWAITLEICVFPQEGMLDSPGTESLLCQALEKGAEVLGGCPYTDSDPEAQIRRLFELAVRYDRDLDFHLDFDLNPEGMTLGEVIRCTELHGWQGRVAVGHVTKLSALPLGHLEEVAQALAQAGVSVTALPSTDLFLTARDRFHDKPRGVAPLAQLHRCGVTCSLSTNNIGNPFTPYGDASLVRQANLFANVTQLATEAELLDCLGWVSSQSARLLRLADYGLEPGCRADFIVFDAPSPAAVIAQISPPLMGFKAGRQTFERALPQLLAPR; via the coding sequence ATGAACGCCTTGCACCTTCTCAATGCGCGGCGCAGCGGTACCGAGCCGTTGAGCGAACTGCTGATCGAGCGGGGGCATTTCGTCAGCCGATTCAGTCCCGGCAGTTCGCCACAGGTGCTGGACCTGGGTGGGCGCCTGGTCTTGCCCGGGCTGGTTGAAACCCATATTCATCTGGACAAGGCGTGCATCCTGGAACGCTGCCAACTGGCCGAGGGCACGCTCGCCGAAGCCATCGCCCAGACGCGGATTGCCAAGGCCTCGTTCACCGAGGCGGACGTCTATGCGCGCGGCGCGCAGGTCGTGGAGAAGGCGATCATGCAGGGCACCACTCACATGCGCACGCATGTCGAGATCGACCCGCAGATCGGCCTCGCAGGTTTTAACGCCATCGAGCGACTGAAGTACGATTACGCATGGGCCATTACGCTCGAGATCTGCGTGTTTCCTCAGGAGGGCATGCTCGACAGCCCCGGCACGGAGTCGCTGCTGTGCCAGGCGCTGGAAAAAGGCGCTGAAGTGCTCGGCGGATGCCCCTATACCGACAGCGATCCCGAGGCGCAGATACGTCGCCTGTTCGAGCTGGCGGTGCGCTATGACCGCGACCTGGATTTTCATCTGGATTTCGATCTCAATCCCGAGGGCATGACCCTTGGCGAAGTGATTCGCTGCACCGAACTGCATGGCTGGCAGGGCCGGGTTGCGGTGGGCCATGTGACCAAACTTTCCGCGCTGCCGCTGGGGCATCTCGAGGAAGTGGCGCAGGCGCTGGCGCAGGCGGGCGTGAGCGTGACCGCATTGCCCTCCACCGATCTCTTTCTGACTGCGCGCGACCGGTTCCATGACAAGCCCCGTGGTGTCGCACCGCTGGCGCAACTGCATCGCTGCGGTGTTACCTGCTCATTGTCGACCAACAACATCGGCAACCCGTTCACCCCCTACGGCGACGCCTCGCTGGTGCGGCAGGCCAACCTCTTCGCCAATGTCACGCAACTGGCGACCGAGGCGGAGCTGCTCGATTGCCTCGGCTGGGTCTCCAGTCAATCGGCGCGCCTGTTACGTCTGGCCGATTACGGACTGGAACCGGGCTGTCGGGCTGACTTCATCGTCTTCGACGCGCCCTCGCCAGCGGCTGTCATTGCACAGATCAGCCCGCCACTGATGGGGTTCAAGGCGGGCCGGCAGACCTTCGAGCGCGCGTTGCCGCAGCTCCTGGCTCCACGCTAG
- a CDS encoding ABC transporter substrate-binding protein, giving the protein MSQLSKPLLRRWSKAVAAAFGLFLLAPVHAEEPIKIGLVAALSGQSAKSGEALTRGLNVAIDELNAAGGILGRPVELVRRDDESNPAKGMLAARELIQREKVAVLFGGLDTPVSLAIVPLANQLEVPFMGVWAAGTGITRNGAKDNYVFRVSAVDELVDEALVEYGVSKQGMQKPGMILVNNPWGESNELGLRAALEKRGMPYAGIERIEDSDLDVVPQLTRLKNAGADALLMVGNVGPSAQVVKSLDRMNWDVPVISHWGPAGGRFSELAGPNASRVHFIQTYVFGEQNSGKGDAVMAALKKRYPEIKTLADVTPAVGIANAYDGMHLVAKAIENAGSVKGSEVREGFYAIEQHDGLIKQYSKPFTADQHDALGPEDYLFTHFVDGQIVPLQP; this is encoded by the coding sequence ATGTCACAGCTATCCAAGCCCTTGCTTCGGCGGTGGTCCAAGGCCGTTGCGGCCGCCTTCGGGCTCTTTCTGCTCGCACCGGTTCACGCCGAGGAGCCCATCAAGATCGGGCTGGTTGCGGCCCTTTCCGGCCAGTCGGCCAAATCCGGCGAGGCGCTGACGCGCGGCCTGAACGTGGCCATCGACGAACTCAACGCGGCAGGCGGCATTCTCGGACGCCCCGTGGAGCTGGTACGTCGCGACGATGAGAGCAACCCCGCCAAAGGGATGCTGGCGGCGCGCGAACTGATCCAGCGGGAGAAGGTGGCCGTGCTGTTCGGTGGGCTGGATACGCCGGTATCGCTGGCCATCGTACCCCTGGCCAATCAACTCGAAGTCCCGTTCATGGGCGTCTGGGCCGCTGGCACGGGCATTACTCGCAATGGCGCCAAGGACAACTACGTCTTTCGGGTTTCGGCAGTCGACGAGTTGGTCGACGAGGCGCTGGTCGAATATGGCGTCAGCAAGCAGGGCATGCAGAAGCCGGGCATGATTCTGGTGAACAACCCCTGGGGTGAGTCCAACGAACTGGGCCTGCGCGCGGCGCTGGAAAAGCGCGGCATGCCGTACGCCGGGATCGAGCGGATCGAGGACAGCGATCTCGATGTCGTGCCCCAGCTGACCCGGCTGAAGAACGCTGGCGCGGATGCGCTGCTCATGGTCGGCAACGTCGGGCCATCGGCTCAGGTGGTCAAATCGCTCGACCGCATGAACTGGGACGTACCGGTGATCTCCCACTGGGGGCCGGCCGGCGGTCGCTTCAGCGAACTGGCGGGCCCCAACGCCAGCCGTGTGCATTTCATCCAGACCTATGTGTTCGGCGAGCAGAACAGCGGCAAGGGCGATGCGGTCATGGCGGCGCTGAAAAAGCGCTACCCCGAAATCAAGACGCTGGCAGACGTGACGCCCGCGGTGGGCATCGCCAATGCCTACGACGGCATGCACCTGGTCGCGAAGGCGATCGAGAACGCCGGCTCCGTGAAGGGCAGCGAGGTCCGTGAGGGTTTCTACGCCATCGAGCAGCACGACGGACTGATCAAGCAGTACAGCAAGCCGTTCACAGCCGATCAGCACGACGCCCTGGGACCGGAGGACTATTTGTTCACCCACTTCGTCGACGGCCAGATCGTCCCCCTGCAACCCTGA
- a CDS encoding DUF2388 domain-containing protein: MRSLYLVFAGCCFCGSAQAFDTTLAGTVASSYVASQVTSAPFDNKVIRDARDDAAGFVASHGEVRNARLEAALRWLREHQPQLAASDRELAEAILVQ, translated from the coding sequence ATGCGCTCGCTCTACCTTGTATTCGCTGGCTGCTGCTTCTGTGGCAGCGCGCAAGCATTCGACACCACGCTCGCCGGCACCGTCGCCTCCAGTTATGTCGCAAGCCAGGTGACGAGCGCGCCCTTCGACAACAAGGTGATTCGCGATGCGCGTGACGATGCGGCCGGCTTCGTGGCCAGCCACGGTGAGGTCCGCAACGCGCGACTCGAAGCCGCACTGCGCTGGCTGCGCGAACATCAGCCGCAGCTGGCCGCAAGCGACCGGGAACTGGCCGAAGCGATCCTCGTCCAATAG
- a CDS encoding DUF1127 domain-containing protein, producing the protein MERVLPRSLTLGTGTLSLRRLFQLMRLWRQRVRTRRQLAALDDHQLSDIGVSRSDRMAELAKPFWR; encoded by the coding sequence ATGGAGCGCGTTCTGCCCCGCTCGCTCACGCTCGGTACCGGTACGCTGTCGCTGCGCCGGTTATTCCAACTGATGCGCCTGTGGCGTCAGCGTGTTCGTACGCGGCGCCAGTTGGCAGCGTTGGACGATCACCAATTGTCGGACATCGGCGTCAGCCGCAGCGATCGCATGGCTGAGCTGGCCAAGCCCTTCTGGCGATGA
- a CDS encoding putative quinol monooxygenase, whose protein sequence is MPDTCGFILHAHTRPGKAEAFEAMFRAYVEPSRAEPGCIEYHMLRDQQDPNLFIFFEVWTSAEDLAVHMALPHMQHFHAQRMEYLSQDLVVRPIEMLSHASATAIPR, encoded by the coding sequence ATGCCAGACACGTGCGGATTCATTCTCCACGCCCACACCCGACCGGGAAAAGCCGAGGCATTCGAAGCGATGTTTCGCGCCTACGTCGAACCCAGCCGAGCCGAGCCTGGCTGCATCGAGTACCACATGCTGCGCGATCAACAGGACCCGAACCTGTTTATCTTCTTCGAGGTGTGGACGAGTGCCGAAGACCTGGCCGTGCACATGGCGCTGCCCCATATGCAGCACTTCCATGCGCAGCGCATGGAATACCTGAGCCAGGATCTGGTGGTCCGTCCGATCGAAATGCTGAGCCACGCATCGGCCACTGCGATACCGCGCTAG
- a CDS encoding DUF4105 domain-containing protein codes for MRSPRAWWAVLALTALANSSQAELRLTLHHSDLQPAEQAASQALLDEAMAALPPRIIERLDRNVRVRWHDGLTHDVYGSAGGDLVLLNRRLLPALTDGSAATQRTDRPHGSVRRELLATLIHEVGHLYDRARLWPTEDRQQWAFCGQRAASLGAVGLPDLCRGQTERRFTLSDDPRLLDLAGWPQRVGRRGERESINAQAARSPDPYELTSPLEFVAVNLEYFLLDPSYACRRPTLHRYLREHFDWQPAQVDDCVAGLPILNAGHDFARTPLVELDPQRVYEVDYLFAEANDAWVSRWGHSMLRLVICAPGRPRGPECRLDLDHHLVLSFRAFVGDVQLSSWDGLTGVYPSRLFVLPLAQVIDEYTKVELRSLASIPLKLQRNEIDRLVERSAEMHWSYDGNYYFLSNNCAVETLKLLRSGTARPELNALDSILPSGLLDILINRGVADASVLDDPREALRLGYRFDSYRDRYQAMFAVLRERLGLPQADVEQWLALEAEQRRPWIAQADLRASAALLLVEQAALRRHLLLAQEELKKRYLSGRDNGDTSLAKADETLQGILANSGYLSRPAELLDGRGYGLPQAREWQRLEQESSQRQARLMQLTETLNEEVRSLLGDARRHELESVEANLAQIGSHLRGLHKAGGGLQLP; via the coding sequence GTGAGATCACCACGCGCCTGGTGGGCAGTCCTTGCGCTCACCGCGCTCGCCAATTCGAGTCAGGCCGAGCTGCGGCTGACGCTGCACCACAGCGATCTGCAACCGGCCGAGCAGGCTGCCAGCCAAGCGTTGCTGGACGAAGCCATGGCCGCGCTGCCGCCGCGGATCATCGAGCGGCTCGACCGCAACGTCCGGGTTCGCTGGCATGATGGCCTGACACACGATGTCTATGGCAGCGCGGGCGGCGACCTCGTGTTGCTCAACCGACGCCTGCTGCCTGCGCTGACCGATGGCTCGGCGGCCACCCAACGCACCGATCGCCCGCACGGCAGCGTTCGCCGTGAACTCCTGGCCACGCTGATCCACGAAGTCGGACACCTCTACGACCGCGCTCGACTCTGGCCCACCGAGGACCGCCAGCAATGGGCCTTCTGCGGCCAGCGCGCCGCCAGCCTTGGCGCAGTCGGGCTGCCGGACCTGTGCCGGGGGCAAACCGAACGCCGCTTCACCTTGAGCGATGACCCACGCCTGCTGGACCTGGCCGGCTGGCCGCAGCGTGTCGGACGGCGCGGCGAACGGGAATCCATCAATGCCCAGGCCGCGCGCAGCCCGGACCCCTACGAACTGACCAGCCCGCTGGAATTCGTCGCGGTGAACCTCGAGTATTTCCTGCTCGACCCCAGCTACGCCTGCCGGCGTCCAACGCTGCACCGCTATCTGCGCGAGCATTTCGACTGGCAACCGGCGCAGGTCGACGATTGCGTCGCCGGCCTGCCAATCCTCAACGCCGGTCACGACTTTGCCCGCACGCCGCTGGTCGAACTCGATCCCCAGCGGGTCTACGAGGTCGACTACCTGTTCGCGGAGGCGAATGACGCCTGGGTCAGCCGCTGGGGACACAGCATGCTGCGCCTGGTCATCTGCGCACCGGGCCGGCCACGCGGGCCCGAGTGCCGGCTGGATCTGGATCATCACCTGGTGCTGTCGTTCCGCGCCTTCGTTGGCGATGTGCAGCTGTCCAGCTGGGACGGCCTGACAGGCGTCTACCCGTCACGCCTGTTCGTCCTGCCGCTGGCTCAGGTGATCGACGAGTACACCAAGGTCGAGCTGCGCAGCCTCGCCTCGATCCCGCTCAAGCTGCAGCGCAACGAGATCGACAGGCTGGTCGAACGCAGCGCCGAGATGCACTGGAGCTACGACGGGAACTATTACTTCCTGTCCAACAACTGCGCCGTGGAAACCCTCAAGCTGCTGCGCAGCGGCACCGCGCGACCGGAACTCAACGCGCTCGACAGCATCCTGCCCAGCGGCCTGCTGGACATTCTGATCAATCGCGGCGTGGCCGACGCCAGCGTGCTCGACGATCCGCGTGAGGCCCTGCGCCTGGGTTATCGCTTCGATTCATACCGGGACCGCTACCAGGCCATGTTCGCCGTGCTTCGCGAGCGCCTCGGTCTGCCGCAGGCGGATGTCGAGCAGTGGTTGGCGCTCGAAGCCGAGCAGCGCCGCCCATGGATAGCGCAGGCCGACCTGCGTGCCAGCGCGGCACTGCTACTGGTCGAACAGGCCGCCCTGCGCCGGCACCTGCTGCTGGCTCAGGAGGAGCTCAAGAAGCGCTACCTGAGCGGTCGCGATAACGGCGACACGAGCCTGGCCAAGGCCGACGAAACCCTGCAGGGCATCCTCGCCAACAGCGGCTATCTCAGCCGTCCGGCCGAGCTGCTCGATGGCCGCGGCTACGGCCTGCCGCAGGCCCGCGAATGGCAGCGTCTGGAGCAGGAGAGCAGTCAGCGCCAGGCGCGGCTCATGCAACTCACCGAGACGCTGAACGAAGAAGTCCGCTCCTTGCTGGGCGATGCGCGGCGCCATGAGCTGGAAAGCGTGGAAGCCAACCTGGCGCAAATCGGCAGCCACCTGCGCGGCCTGCACAAAGCCGGGGGCGGTCTGCAACTGCCCTGA
- a CDS encoding branched-chain amino acid ABC transporter permease, whose amino-acid sequence MITAAIVTGLGLGSMYALLALGFHMTYVVSRTVNFAQGSAMMVGAVLGYSLHITWGWPLWLAIPMTLALCALYGLAVERFLVRPFHSRGSEAWLMATVAAGILVDNLAMFTFGKEPRQFTSELATTSVALFGSNISLLQMLIPLVGAGIALALLLVRRYTRLGKVLEACVQNPVAARLMGIRVNRVVAISFAVSAVFAAIAGLLIAPLFNVSAEMGTLFGLKAFAVAILGGIASASGVFAAGLLFGLVEAVVTLYFGSAFTQLFTFALVILALALRPNGLFGSKTLVKV is encoded by the coding sequence ATGATCACCGCCGCCATTGTCACCGGGCTCGGGCTGGGCAGCATGTATGCCTTGCTGGCGCTGGGTTTCCACATGACCTACGTCGTCTCGCGGACCGTCAACTTCGCCCAGGGCAGCGCCATGATGGTCGGCGCGGTGCTGGGCTACAGCTTGCACATCACCTGGGGCTGGCCGTTGTGGCTGGCCATCCCGATGACGCTCGCACTGTGTGCCCTCTATGGGCTGGCGGTGGAGCGCTTTCTGGTCCGCCCCTTCCATTCGCGTGGATCGGAAGCCTGGCTGATGGCGACGGTGGCGGCGGGAATCCTCGTCGATAACCTGGCGATGTTCACCTTTGGCAAGGAGCCCAGGCAGTTCACCTCGGAGTTGGCGACGACCAGCGTGGCGCTGTTCGGCTCGAACATTTCGCTGCTGCAGATGCTGATCCCGCTGGTCGGGGCCGGCATCGCGCTGGCATTGCTGCTGGTGCGTCGCTATACGCGCCTGGGCAAGGTGCTGGAAGCCTGCGTGCAGAATCCGGTCGCGGCCCGCTTGATGGGCATCAGGGTCAACCGCGTGGTGGCGATTTCCTTCGCGGTGTCGGCGGTGTTCGCCGCGATTGCCGGACTGCTGATCGCTCCGTTGTTCAACGTCAGTGCCGAAATGGGCACCTTGTTCGGCCTCAAGGCGTTTGCCGTCGCCATCCTCGGCGGAATCGCCAGTGCCAGCGGGGTATTCGCTGCGGGGTTGCTGTTCGGCTTGGTGGAGGCGGTAGTGACGCTCTACTTCGGATCGGCCTTCACCCAGCTGTTCACCTTCGCGCTGGTCATCCTGGCGCTGGCGTTACGGCCCAACGGGCTGTTCGGCAGCAAGACACTGGTGAAAGTATGA